A genomic region of Aeropyrum pernix K1 contains the following coding sequences:
- a CDS encoding NfeD family protein encodes MAGRLLVLVALLDEAAVILIVVGGAAYMAERLGLASPLEAAVMVSPIALFLAVAAAKAVEAMGRKPSVGPDALEGLKGRVVEVREGGRVVVEIEGELWRGVLLRGSVRPGDVVVVRGSRGLLLLVEPGDG; translated from the coding sequence TTGGCTGGTAGGCTCCTCGTGCTGGTTGCCCTGCTTGACGAGGCGGCTGTGATATTGATAGTAGTAGGGGGTGCTGCCTACATGGCGGAGAGGCTGGGGCTAGCCTCACCCCTGGAGGCGGCGGTCATGGTCTCGCCCATAGCCCTCTTCCTAGCGGTTGCCGCTGCCAAGGCTGTGGAGGCTATGGGCAGGAAGCCTAGTGTAGGTCCAGACGCCTTGGAGGGCTTGAAAGGCCGGGTGGTAGAGGTGCGGGAGGGCGGGAGGGTTGTGGTTGAGATCGAGGGGGAGCTTTGGAGGGGAGTCCTGCTGAGGGGGTCTGTCAGGCCCGGTGATGTCGTTGTGGTGCGGGGGTCCAGGGGGCTCTTGCTCCTCGTCGAGCCTGGGGATGGCTAG
- a CDS encoding acyl-CoA dehydrogenase family protein codes for MDFSLGPDLELFRESLRRGLEKLLGGGRWAEIDEAGVLPAETIRGLGALGVLALVCPEELGGQGGGWLEAAIAAEEIGYHDPSMSTAVYTLLNNAWPFILSRHGSPEVAGGIVEKVAKGEMFFGIASTEPGGGSDVAGIKTRAERSGDYYRVYGEKILISGVREALETLDYGGWLLLARTGGEGHRGLSAFAFTGKWDGSLASGLEYSILDTIGRHGISTGILRLDGAEVHASRIVGGEGRGFYVAMEGFPLARILVAAANVGAARWALERAVEWSRERRLFGGRPIASFQGVSFSIAEAFAGLEAARLLVYRAAWTADRYVRGEAAREELNLYSASAKLKAVDTAFSIFQETMKIVGGISFTKEVDVHRGLLGTLSYLVGAEGAQNIMKYIIARDLIGREYVKL; via the coding sequence GTGGACTTCTCTCTGGGGCCGGATCTAGAGCTGTTTAGGGAGAGCCTCCGGAGGGGGCTGGAGAAGCTGCTGGGCGGGGGTAGGTGGGCCGAGATAGATGAGGCCGGCGTCCTCCCCGCAGAGACGATTAGGGGGCTAGGAGCCCTCGGCGTCCTTGCTCTCGTCTGCCCGGAGGAGCTTGGGGGTCAGGGTGGAGGCTGGCTCGAGGCGGCTATCGCCGCTGAGGAGATAGGCTACCACGACCCCAGCATGTCGACAGCCGTGTACACCCTGCTAAACAACGCCTGGCCGTTCATTCTATCCCGCCATGGGAGCCCTGAGGTGGCGGGGGGTATAGTTGAGAAGGTTGCTAAGGGTGAAATGTTCTTCGGGATAGCCTCGACCGAGCCAGGCGGCGGGAGCGATGTGGCGGGTATCAAGACCCGCGCCGAGAGGAGCGGGGACTACTACAGAGTGTACGGCGAGAAGATACTGATAAGCGGTGTAAGGGAGGCTCTGGAGACCCTCGACTACGGGGGCTGGCTGCTGCTAGCGAGAACCGGGGGTGAGGGCCACAGGGGCCTTTCCGCCTTCGCCTTCACAGGCAAATGGGATGGCAGCCTGGCCAGCGGCCTGGAGTACAGCATACTCGACACAATAGGGAGGCACGGGATATCCACGGGGATACTCAGGCTCGACGGGGCGGAGGTGCACGCCTCCAGGATCGTCGGAGGCGAGGGCCGGGGCTTCTACGTGGCAATGGAGGGCTTCCCCCTGGCAAGGATACTGGTGGCGGCGGCGAACGTTGGCGCCGCGAGGTGGGCGCTGGAGAGGGCCGTGGAGTGGTCCAGGGAGAGGAGGCTCTTCGGAGGGAGGCCCATAGCCTCTTTCCAGGGTGTGAGCTTCTCGATAGCGGAGGCTTTCGCAGGGCTGGAGGCGGCGAGGCTCCTAGTCTACAGGGCGGCCTGGACTGCCGACAGGTACGTTCGAGGCGAGGCTGCAAGGGAGGAGCTTAACCTGTACAGCGCTTCAGCGAAGCTGAAGGCGGTGGACACCGCCTTCTCCATATTCCAGGAGACGATGAAGATAGTCGGGGGCATAAGCTTCACGAAGGAGGTCGACGTCCACAGGGGCCTGCTCGGGACCCTATCCTACCTCGTGGGGGCTGAGGGGGCGCAGAACATAATGAAGTACATCATAGCCAGGGACCTGATAGGAAGAGAGTATGTGAAGCTCTAG
- a CDS encoding (Fe-S)-binding protein — protein sequence MARLKLYLTLLKTTVEKTGLPVPAPGDVVYRWAYREEPPRRGRIYLFTGGLYQLAPYIRATVRLMERLESLGLLELGLRASKILPAGLARLAVRPPASKIRRAESIVARIYGLLKPLGVAYPYEADAYSGAILYENGLESSFERHINRVYRRLREAGVERIVTIDPHTTHIMRSVAPKYVDGYSLEVESYLEVLDRSGEVRLGSRLGEAVIHDPCYYARFEGVIGEPRRIAERAGLRLKEPPRSGRMTYCCGGPVEGLMPSLAKRIARARLQELEGVSRKIVVACPICMINLGDAAEGRGVEVLDMSEALEPVSGPG from the coding sequence TTGGCTAGGCTGAAGCTCTACCTCACACTATTGAAGACTACCGTGGAGAAGACCGGCCTTCCCGTGCCGGCGCCCGGCGACGTCGTCTACAGGTGGGCATACAGGGAGGAGCCGCCTAGGAGGGGGAGAATATACCTCTTCACGGGGGGCTTGTACCAGCTTGCCCCATACATTAGGGCTACGGTCAGGCTGATGGAGAGGCTCGAGTCCCTGGGCCTGCTTGAGCTGGGGCTGAGAGCGTCTAAGATCCTCCCTGCAGGTCTGGCGAGGCTCGCAGTCAGGCCTCCAGCCAGCAAGATTAGAAGGGCGGAGTCTATAGTGGCCCGTATCTACGGGTTGCTGAAGCCCTTGGGCGTGGCCTACCCGTACGAGGCCGACGCCTACAGCGGGGCTATACTCTACGAGAATGGCCTCGAATCGTCCTTCGAAAGGCATATAAACAGGGTTTACAGGAGGCTGCGGGAGGCTGGTGTGGAGAGGATTGTGACGATCGACCCGCACACCACGCATATAATGAGGAGCGTAGCGCCCAAGTATGTGGACGGCTACAGCCTCGAGGTAGAGAGCTACCTCGAGGTCCTCGACAGATCCGGCGAGGTCAGGCTGGGGTCGAGGCTCGGTGAGGCTGTGATACACGACCCGTGCTACTACGCTAGGTTCGAGGGCGTTATAGGCGAGCCTAGGAGGATAGCGGAGAGGGCTGGGCTCAGGCTTAAGGAGCCGCCGAGGTCCGGCAGGATGACATATTGCTGCGGGGGGCCGGTGGAGGGTTTAATGCCGAGCCTGGCGAAGAGGATAGCCAGGGCTAGGCTGCAGGAGCTTGAGGGCGTTTCGAGAAAAATAGTGGTTGCGTGCCCGATATGCATGATAAACCTTGGAGACGCTGCTGAGGGTAGGGGCGTCGAGGTCCTCGACATGTCAGAGGCTCTAGAGCCGGTCAGCGGGCCTGGATAA
- a CDS encoding cysteine hydrolase family protein, with the protein MAALRKTVEVPEIPVVERVELPADETAVVVVDMQNDFVKPQGKLFVPTAPATIEPIRRLLEKARSAGVRVFYTQDTHYEGDPEFEIWGEHVRYGTWGWRIVEELKPVEGRDIVVMKTRYDGFYGTMLDDLLRVYGVKNLVIVGTVANICVLHTAGSAALRWYKVVVPLDGISALNDFDYHAALRQISFLYRGTLVKSVDGIEFIQAR; encoded by the coding sequence ATGGCGGCTCTTAGGAAGACGGTGGAGGTGCCCGAGATACCTGTGGTGGAGAGGGTTGAACTGCCGGCTGATGAGACGGCTGTTGTTGTCGTGGATATGCAGAACGACTTCGTGAAGCCGCAGGGTAAGCTTTTCGTCCCCACTGCCCCGGCCACTATAGAGCCGATAAGAAGGCTGCTAGAGAAGGCTAGGTCCGCTGGAGTGAGGGTCTTCTACACCCAGGACACCCACTATGAGGGGGACCCGGAGTTCGAGATCTGGGGGGAGCATGTTAGATACGGCACTTGGGGCTGGAGGATAGTCGAGGAGCTGAAGCCTGTGGAGGGTAGGGACATAGTGGTGATGAAGACTAGGTACGACGGCTTCTACGGCACCATGCTGGACGACCTCCTCAGGGTGTATGGTGTCAAGAACCTCGTGATAGTGGGTACGGTGGCCAACATATGCGTGCTCCACACCGCGGGCAGCGCTGCCCTCAGGTGGTACAAGGTAGTGGTGCCCCTAGACGGGATAAGCGCGCTCAACGACTTCGACTACCACGCCGCCCTGAGGCAGATAAGCTTCCTATACCGCGGCACCCTCGTGAAGAGCGTCGACGGCATAGAGTTTATCCAGGCCCGCTGA